The Streptomyces sp. NBC_01689 genome includes a window with the following:
- a CDS encoding helix-turn-helix domain-containing protein has product MTADDSFGRLDDDDYPAYTMGRAAELLGTTQGFLRAIGEARLITPLRSAGGHRRYSRYQLRIAARARELVDQGTPIEAACRIVILEDQLEEAQRINAEHRRAAASANSTAAT; this is encoded by the coding sequence ATGACAGCAGACGATTCGTTCGGCCGGCTCGATGACGACGACTACCCCGCCTACACGATGGGCCGGGCCGCCGAGTTGCTCGGCACCACCCAGGGCTTCCTCCGTGCCATCGGCGAAGCCCGCCTGATCACTCCGCTGCGCTCCGCGGGCGGGCACCGCCGCTACTCCCGCTACCAGCTGCGCATCGCCGCCCGCGCCCGGGAACTCGTCGATCAGGGCACACCCATCGAGGCCGCCTGCCGCATCGTCATCCTCGAAGACCAGCTCGAAGAGGCCCAGCGCATCAACGCCGAACACCGCCGCGCCGCCGCATCAGCGAACTCGACGGCCGCCACCTGA
- a CDS encoding type III effector protein encodes MKKPSRRATFAELKAAFPDLEHDLHHVHHTPTAVILEAQARGKQHADWRGIPNRGKSIDAPVAVYELARWEPGLIEAARAAGSSWADLAHPLGVASRQAAERRYLRVRPTPGTTGEQRVQATRNRRAADRTTTTWARANAAELRQLAGQVSALTDLPARARTPLARLANALADSDAAHLIDPLADTHTHLEATHPDLAARIAAITHHADQLRQAGEDHH; translated from the coding sequence GTGAAGAAGCCATCAAGAAGGGCGACTTTCGCCGAACTCAAGGCCGCCTTCCCCGACCTGGAGCACGACCTGCACCACGTCCACCACACCCCCACCGCGGTGATCCTGGAGGCCCAGGCACGCGGCAAGCAGCACGCCGACTGGCGCGGCATACCCAACCGGGGCAAGTCCATCGACGCCCCCGTCGCCGTCTACGAACTCGCACGCTGGGAACCTGGACTGATCGAGGCAGCCCGGGCCGCGGGCTCCAGCTGGGCGGACCTCGCCCACCCGCTGGGCGTCGCCAGCCGCCAGGCCGCCGAGCGCCGCTACCTGCGCGTACGCCCCACACCCGGCACCACCGGCGAACAGCGCGTACAGGCCACCCGTAACCGCCGAGCCGCCGACCGCACCACCACCACCTGGGCCCGGGCCAACGCCGCCGAACTACGCCAGCTCGCCGGCCAGGTCTCCGCGCTCACGGACCTCCCGGCCCGTGCCCGCACGCCGTTGGCCCGGCTCGCCAACGCCCTCGCCGACAGCGATGCCGCCCACCTCATCGATCCACTCGCAGACACCCACACACACCTCGAGGCCACGCACCCCGACCTCGCAGCCCGCATCGCCGCCATCACCCACCACGCCGACCAACTCCGCCAGGCCGGTGAGGACCACCACTGA
- a CDS encoding RNA polymerase sigma factor SigF, which produces MTVTKTAEARTVALPEIADPSQVAPRDARQLSRLFFDQLAVLEEGTPEYQYARNTLIEMNMSLVQYAAGRFRSRGQDEMEDIVQVGTIGLIKAIDRFELSREVEFTSFAVPYIVGEIKRFFRDTSWAVHVPRRLQEARIQLAKATEELRSRLGRMPSVRELSQLMCLSEEEVNEARLASNGYNSSSLDATISSSEDGEAALADFIGIEDNALSLVEDFNALAPMIAELDDRERRIIHMRFVEELTQAQIGEHLGISQMHVSRLLNRTLAKLREGMLTTS; this is translated from the coding sequence ATGACAGTGACGAAGACGGCAGAGGCACGGACCGTGGCGCTGCCCGAGATCGCGGACCCGTCGCAGGTCGCCCCCAGGGACGCCCGGCAACTGTCCAGGCTGTTCTTCGACCAGCTCGCCGTGCTCGAGGAGGGCACACCCGAGTACCAGTACGCGCGCAACACGCTCATCGAAATGAACATGTCCCTCGTCCAGTACGCGGCCGGGCGCTTCCGCAGCCGGGGCCAGGACGAGATGGAAGACATCGTCCAGGTCGGCACGATCGGGCTGATCAAGGCGATCGATCGGTTCGAGCTGTCCCGCGAGGTCGAGTTCACCTCCTTCGCGGTCCCCTACATCGTCGGTGAGATCAAGCGCTTCTTCCGCGACACCTCCTGGGCGGTCCATGTCCCCCGCCGCCTGCAGGAAGCGCGCATCCAGCTCGCCAAAGCCACCGAGGAACTCCGCAGCCGACTGGGGCGCATGCCCAGCGTCAGAGAACTCTCGCAGCTCATGTGCCTGAGCGAGGAGGAGGTCAACGAAGCGCGCCTGGCTTCCAACGGCTACAACTCCTCCTCCCTCGACGCCACCATCAGCTCCAGTGAGGACGGCGAAGCGGCGCTGGCCGACTTCATCGGCATCGAAGACAACGCTCTCTCGCTCGTCGAGGACTTCAACGCCCTCGCCCCGATGATCGCCGAACTCGATGACCGCGAGCGGCGCATCATCCACATGCGGTTCGTCGAGGAACTCACCCAGGCCCAGATCGGCGAGCACCTCGGTATCTCCCAGATGCACGTCTCCCGTCTGCTCAACCGCACCCTCGCCAAGCTCCGCGAAGGCATGCTCACCACCAGCTGA
- a CDS encoding PRC-barrel domain-containing protein, whose translation MSDSIWGYQPTAGYTAGTDLTGWKVEATDGSIGKVDKHSDDVSSSYLVVDTGVWIFGKHVLLPAGTVKTVDLTERKIYVDLTRDQIKDSPEFDKDKHVGDAGYHEQVGGYYQTRRGV comes from the coding sequence ATGAGTGACAGCATCTGGGGCTACCAGCCGACCGCCGGCTACACCGCGGGCACTGACCTGACCGGATGGAAGGTCGAGGCCACCGACGGCAGCATCGGGAAGGTCGACAAGCACTCGGACGACGTCAGCTCCTCGTACCTCGTCGTCGACACCGGTGTGTGGATCTTCGGCAAGCACGTTCTGCTGCCGGCCGGGACCGTGAAAACGGTCGACCTGACCGAGCGGAAGATCTACGTCGACCTCACGAGGGACCAGATCAAGGACTCCCCCGAGTTCGACAAGGACAAGCACGTCGGCGACGCCGGCTACCACGAGCAGGTCGGCGGCTACTACCAGACCCGCCGAGGTGTCTGA
- a CDS encoding hydrophobic protein has product MVPILLVLLLALILFGAGFALKALWWIAVIVLIVWVLGFVIRPTASGGKRGRWYRW; this is encoded by the coding sequence ATGGTTCCTATTCTTCTTGTTCTTCTGCTCGCCCTGATCCTCTTCGGTGCCGGTTTCGCGCTCAAGGCCCTGTGGTGGATCGCCGTCATCGTGCTGATCGTGTGGGTCCTCGGATTCGTGATCCGCCCCACGGCAAGCGGTGGCAAGCGTGGCCGCTGGTACCGCTGGTAA
- a CDS encoding CsbD family protein has product MAADEKAQAKGEQAKGKVEKVVGDAVGNESLKAKGHAEESKGDLREAKEKAKDAIKPQ; this is encoded by the coding sequence GTGGCTGCGGACGAGAAGGCTCAGGCCAAGGGCGAGCAGGCCAAGGGCAAGGTCGAGAAGGTCGTCGGCGATGCGGTCGGCAACGAGTCCCTGAAGGCCAAGGGTCACGCCGAGGAGTCCAAGGGCGACCTGCGCGAGGCCAAGGAGAAGGCCAAGGACGCCATCAAGCCCCAGTAG
- a CDS encoding STAS domain-containing protein, producing MSPLNITHHHAATGPVLRVAGELDYATAGALREQVERLALSPGQDLVIDLSALEYCDSTGITALLAARQHAQAADADMTLTAVPANTLRILSIVGLDQVFTIRGGSSTA from the coding sequence ATGAGCCCCCTGAACATCACCCACCACCATGCCGCCACCGGGCCGGTCCTGCGCGTAGCGGGCGAACTCGACTACGCGACGGCAGGCGCCCTGCGCGAACAGGTCGAACGCCTCGCCCTGAGCCCGGGCCAGGACCTCGTCATCGACCTGTCCGCCCTGGAGTACTGCGACTCCACCGGCATCACCGCTCTCCTCGCAGCCCGCCAACACGCCCAAGCCGCCGACGCAGACATGACCCTGACCGCCGTGCCGGCCAACACCCTGCGCATCCTCAGCATTGTCGGCCTGGACCAGGTCTTCACCATCCGAGGCGGCAGCAGTACCGCGTGA
- a CDS encoding PP2C family protein-serine/threonine phosphatase, producing the protein MCRTGEEPGEGPEPARVGHGPDTDASFSALLEDSAEDLYEAAPCGYLSTLMDGTIAKINATLLDWLGLARETVVGKLHFPDLLTVGGKLYHETHLAPLLRMQGALHGIALEMKAADGRRLPVLVSSVVKHGSEGEPLLIRTTVFDASDRRAYEQELLSRRQEAERARAEAERAHAEAEQARRQAEADRERLADALAVLQQSLMPSSLPAVPGLEAAGYYHTASPDRLGGDFYDLFSVGEGRWAFFLGDVCGKGPQAASLTSLTRYTLHAAAMHDPEPTAALTTLNAVLHDRYAVGGDPRYCTVIFGIIEPDADHGRTTIRLASGGHPSALVIRADGRADYLPTPGGLLVGALPTAPFSTAETTLTPGDTLLLYTDGLTEARTGPTREHLFGDAALRAFATDHAPATPQDMITALTGLLEGFGDGLDDDTALLALGVPATHPTTGPATNPPL; encoded by the coding sequence ATGTGCCGCACCGGTGAGGAGCCGGGTGAGGGACCGGAGCCGGCGCGGGTCGGGCACGGGCCCGACACGGACGCCTCGTTCAGCGCACTGCTCGAGGACAGCGCCGAGGACCTGTACGAGGCGGCGCCCTGCGGGTATCTGTCGACGCTGATGGACGGCACCATCGCCAAGATCAACGCCACCCTCCTGGACTGGCTCGGCCTGGCACGCGAGACGGTGGTGGGCAAACTCCACTTCCCTGACCTCCTCACCGTCGGCGGGAAGCTCTACCACGAGACGCACCTCGCGCCGCTGCTGCGCATGCAGGGCGCGCTGCACGGTATCGCCCTGGAGATGAAAGCCGCCGACGGGCGCCGTCTGCCCGTGCTGGTCTCCTCTGTGGTCAAACACGGCAGCGAAGGCGAGCCTCTGCTGATCCGCACCACCGTCTTCGACGCCTCCGACCGACGCGCCTATGAACAGGAACTCCTGAGCCGCCGCCAGGAAGCCGAACGAGCACGTGCCGAAGCGGAGCGCGCGCACGCGGAGGCAGAGCAGGCCCGCCGGCAGGCCGAGGCCGACCGGGAACGGCTGGCCGACGCGCTCGCTGTACTGCAGCAATCACTCATGCCTTCCTCGCTGCCCGCCGTGCCGGGCCTGGAGGCGGCCGGCTACTACCACACCGCCTCTCCTGACAGGCTGGGCGGCGACTTCTACGACCTGTTCTCGGTGGGCGAGGGCCGGTGGGCGTTCTTCCTCGGCGACGTGTGCGGCAAAGGCCCCCAAGCGGCCTCCCTCACCTCACTGACCCGGTACACGTTGCACGCGGCGGCCATGCACGACCCCGAGCCGACCGCAGCACTGACCACACTCAACGCCGTCCTGCACGACCGGTACGCCGTCGGCGGCGACCCCCGCTACTGCACCGTCATCTTCGGCATCATCGAACCCGACGCCGACCACGGCCGCACCACCATCCGCCTCGCCTCCGGCGGCCATCCGTCGGCACTGGTCATCAGGGCCGACGGCCGCGCCGACTACCTTCCCACCCCGGGAGGACTCCTCGTCGGCGCTCTGCCCACCGCCCCCTTCAGCACCGCGGAGACCACCCTCACCCCCGGCGACACCCTCCTGCTCTACACCGACGGCCTCACCGAGGCCCGCACCGGCCCCACTCGCGAGCACCTCTTCGGCGACGCCGCCCTGCGCGCCTTCGCCACCGACCATGCCCCCGCCACGCCCCAGGACATGATCACCGCACTGACCGGGCTGCTGGAAGGTTTCGGCGACGGCCTGGACGACGACACCGCCCTGCTCGCGCTCGGTGTCCCCGCAACGCATCCGACCACCGGCCCGGCAACGAACCCACCGCTATGA
- a CDS encoding alpha/beta fold hydrolase, which produces MDLRSRNNVTVTGRASDGPVVVLAHGFGCDQNMWRLAAPALAERYRVVLFDYVGSGGSDPSAFDPERYSSLKGYAHDVVEICEELDLRQAVFVGHSVSAMVGVLAARMAPQRIGALVMVAPSPCYIDDDGYHGGFSAQDIDELLDSLESNYLGWSSTMAPVIMGNPERPELGQELTNSFCATDPDMARVFARTTFLSDSREDLKSVTVPTLVVECSQDAIAPREVGAYVHAAIPSSRLVTLDATGHCPQLSAPEATTEAILGFLEVLR; this is translated from the coding sequence ATGGATCTCCGCAGCAGGAACAACGTGACGGTCACTGGCCGGGCTAGTGACGGGCCGGTGGTGGTGCTGGCGCACGGATTCGGCTGTGATCAGAACATGTGGCGGCTGGCCGCGCCCGCCCTGGCCGAGCGGTACCGGGTGGTGCTGTTCGACTACGTAGGCTCCGGCGGCTCGGATCCGTCGGCCTTCGACCCCGAGCGGTACTCCTCTCTGAAGGGCTATGCCCACGACGTGGTGGAGATCTGTGAGGAGCTGGACCTGCGCCAGGCGGTGTTCGTCGGGCATTCGGTCAGCGCCATGGTGGGGGTGCTGGCCGCGCGGATGGCGCCGCAGCGGATCGGGGCGCTGGTGATGGTGGCCCCGTCTCCTTGCTACATCGACGATGACGGATACCACGGTGGCTTCAGCGCGCAGGACATTGATGAGCTGCTGGATTCGCTGGAGTCGAACTATCTGGGCTGGTCCTCGACGATGGCCCCGGTGATCATGGGTAATCCGGAGCGGCCTGAGCTGGGGCAGGAGCTGACGAACAGCTTCTGCGCCACCGACCCTGACATGGCCCGCGTCTTTGCCCGCACCACGTTCCTGTCCGACAGCCGCGAGGATCTGAAGAGCGTGACGGTACCGACGCTGGTGGTGGAGTGCTCTCAGGACGCGATCGCACCCCGCGAGGTCGGCGCGTATGTCCACGCCGCGATCCCCTCCTCCCGCCTGGTCACCCTCGACGCCACCGGGCACTGCCCGCAGCTGAGCGCGCCGGAGGCCACCACCGAAGCGATCCTCGGGTTCCTGGAAGTCCTGCGGTGA
- a CDS encoding MerR family transcriptional regulator, which yields MTADDPFGRLDDDDYPAYTMGRAAELLGTTQGFLRAIGEARLITPLRSPGGHRRYSRYQLRIAARARELVDQGTPIEAACRIVILEDQLEEAQRINAEFRRAVGSVNPTAAA from the coding sequence ATGACAGCAGATGACCCGTTCGGGCGTCTCGATGACGACGACTACCCGGCCTACACGATGGGCCGGGCCGCCGAGTTGCTCGGCACCACCCAGGGCTTCCTCCGTGCCATCGGCGAAGCCCGCCTGATCACTCCGCTGCGCTCCCCGGGCGGGCACCGCCGCTACTCCCGCTACCAGCTGCGCATCGCCGCCCGCGCCCGGGAACTCGTCGATCAGGGCACACCGATCGAGGCCGCCTGCCGCATCGTCATCCTCGAAGACCAGCTCGAGGAAGCGCAGCGCATCAACGCCGAATTCCGCCGCGCCGTCGGATCAGTGAACCCAACAGCCGCCGCCTGA
- a CDS encoding ATP-binding protein, with translation MDVTSEADGGAASLLEASLALNSDGSRIAQARHLASVFLTTARENHGIPVVTATVEIVQLIVSELVTNARKYAPGPALLRLRVTDVAVRVELCDSNPVVPAARPHDPERIGQHGLEIVRALAQTLTVEQTPLGKRITADITLTTATT, from the coding sequence ATGGACGTGACAAGTGAGGCCGACGGCGGGGCGGCCTCGCTGCTGGAGGCGTCGCTCGCGCTGAACAGCGACGGCTCCCGCATAGCCCAGGCCCGCCATCTGGCATCGGTTTTCCTGACGACGGCGCGAGAGAACCACGGCATCCCGGTGGTGACCGCCACGGTCGAGATCGTCCAGCTGATCGTCAGCGAACTTGTCACCAACGCCCGCAAGTACGCGCCGGGACCGGCCCTTTTGCGTCTGCGGGTCACCGATGTCGCGGTCCGAGTCGAACTCTGCGACAGCAACCCCGTCGTACCGGCCGCCAGGCCCCACGACCCCGAACGCATCGGCCAGCACGGCCTGGAGATCGTCAGAGCACTCGCCCAGACCCTAACCGTCGAGCAGACGCCCCTCGGCAAGCGCATCACCGCGGACATCACCCTCACCACGGCCACCACATAA
- a CDS encoding cold-shock protein, whose translation MAAGTVKWFNAEKGFGFIEQDGGGADVFAHFSNIAAQGFRELLEGQKVNFDIAQGQKGLTAENIVPA comes from the coding sequence ATGGCTGCTGGTACCGTGAAGTGGTTCAACGCGGAAAAGGGTTTCGGCTTCATCGAGCAGGACGGTGGCGGCGCTGACGTGTTCGCCCACTTCTCGAACATCGCCGCCCAGGGCTTCCGTGAGCTGCTCGAAGGCCAGAAGGTGAACTTCGACATCGCGCAGGGCCAGAAGGGCCTGACGGCCGAGAACATCGTTCCGGCCTGA
- a CDS encoding DEAD/DEAH box helicase → MNRTRTNDRSARTRKGGADAGKGGSRFGSPAPRRSGGPARSGGYGRRSAAVQGEFALPKTLTPALPAVEAFADLGMPEQLLAELGKQGVTAPFPIQGTTLPNSLAGRDVLGRGRTGSGKTLAFGLALLARTAGQRAEPRQPLGLILVPTRELAQQVTDALTPYARSVRLRLATVVGGMSIGKQAGALRGGAEIVVATPGRLKDLIDRGDCRLDQVGVTVLDEADQMADMGFMPQVTALLDQVRPEGQRMLFSATLDRNVDLLVRRYLTDPVVHSVDPSAGAVTTMEHHVLHVHGADKHAATTEIAARDGRVIMFLDTKHAVDRLTQDLLNSGVRAAALHGGKSQPQRTRTLAQFRTGHVSVLVATNVAARGIHVDNLDLVVNVDPPTDHKDYLHRGGRTARAGESGSVVTLVTPNQRRDMVRLMSDAGIRPQTTQIHSGDEALHRITGAQAPTGIPVVITAPVAERPKRSATSRGRRRPSSTTRRAHVRQSVFDAAA, encoded by the coding sequence ATGAACCGCACACGTACGAACGACCGCTCCGCCCGCACCCGTAAGGGCGGTGCCGACGCGGGGAAGGGCGGCAGTCGCTTCGGCTCGCCGGCGCCGCGCCGTTCCGGCGGTCCGGCCCGTTCCGGCGGTTACGGCCGTCGGTCCGCCGCAGTGCAGGGGGAGTTCGCCCTCCCCAAGACGCTCACCCCCGCGTTGCCTGCCGTTGAGGCCTTCGCCGATCTCGGCATGCCCGAACAGCTGCTGGCCGAACTCGGCAAGCAGGGCGTGACCGCGCCGTTCCCGATCCAGGGCACGACGCTGCCGAACTCCCTGGCAGGCCGTGACGTCCTGGGCCGCGGGCGCACCGGTTCCGGCAAGACCCTCGCCTTCGGCCTCGCCCTGCTCGCTCGCACCGCGGGACAGCGTGCTGAGCCCCGCCAGCCGCTGGGTCTGATCCTCGTACCGACGCGTGAGCTGGCGCAGCAGGTGACCGACGCGCTCACTCCCTACGCCCGATCCGTCAGGCTGCGGCTGGCCACGGTGGTGGGTGGGATGTCGATCGGCAAGCAGGCCGGCGCGCTGCGAGGCGGAGCCGAGATCGTCGTCGCGACCCCTGGCCGGCTCAAGGACCTCATCGACCGTGGCGACTGCCGGCTGGACCAGGTGGGCGTCACGGTGCTGGACGAGGCCGACCAGATGGCCGACATGGGATTCATGCCGCAGGTCACCGCGCTGCTCGACCAGGTGCGTCCGGAGGGGCAACGGATGCTGTTCTCCGCCACCTTGGACCGTAACGTCGACCTGCTGGTGCGCCGCTATCTGACCGACCCCGTCGTGCATTCGGTCGACCCCTCGGCCGGTGCGGTCACGACGATGGAACACCACGTCCTGCACGTCCACGGCGCTGACAAGCACGCCGCCACGACCGAGATCGCCGCTCGCGACGGTCGGGTGATCATGTTCCTGGACACCAAGCACGCCGTCGACCGGCTGACCCAGGACCTCCTCAACAGCGGGGTACGGGCCGCCGCGCTGCACGGCGGCAAGTCGCAGCCGCAGCGCACCCGTACGCTGGCGCAGTTCAGGACGGGCCACGTCAGCGTGCTGGTGGCGACCAACGTCGCGGCGCGCGGCATCCACGTCGACAACCTCGACCTCGTCGTCAACGTCGACCCGCCGACCGACCACAAAGACTACCTCCACCGCGGCGGACGCACCGCCCGCGCCGGCGAGTCCGGCAGCGTCGTCACCCTGGTCACACCGAACCAGCGCCGCGACATGGTCCGCCTCATGTCGGACGCCGGGATCCGGCCGCAGACCACCCAGATCCACTCGGGTGACGAGGCCCTGCACAGGATCACCGGCGCCCAGGCCCCCACCGGGATCCCGGTCGTCATCACCGCACCGGTGGCCGAACGCCCCAAGCGCAGCGCGACCTCCCGAGGCCGGCGCCGCCCCTCTTCGACGACCCGGCGCGCGCATGTACGCCAGTCCGTCTTCGATGCGGCTGCCTAG
- a CDS encoding CBS domain-containing protein — MTLVQMQPRPASAGPVHRTVVEVMDAAGPQVCDDMSVEVALSVMAAARTGRLVVCDQDGQCTGLVTRTELTAIRDGSAYTDRVRLRDVLGDTGSFASPVTTMAEAEHAMRSRRLGALPVVDGQGSALGVLALSR; from the coding sequence TTGACGCTGGTTCAGATGCAGCCCCGCCCGGCGAGCGCCGGCCCCGTGCACAGGACGGTGGTTGAGGTCATGGACGCGGCCGGACCACAGGTCTGTGACGACATGAGTGTCGAGGTCGCGCTGTCCGTCATGGCAGCCGCCCGCACGGGCCGGCTGGTCGTCTGCGACCAGGACGGCCAGTGCACCGGACTGGTCACCCGGACAGAACTCACCGCCATCCGTGACGGTTCCGCTTACACGGACCGCGTCCGCCTGCGGGACGTCCTCGGCGATACCGGGTCGTTCGCCTCACCCGTGACCACGATGGCCGAAGCCGAGCACGCGATGCGCTCCCGCCGGCTCGGTGCCCTGCCGGTGGTCGACGGGCAGGGCAGCGCCCTGGGCGTCCTCGCCCTCTCCCGCTGA
- a CDS encoding SCO5918 family protein, with protein sequence MRCVIARFPFELTKTGVLESMKGIKPEPVAGESVIIGRRHYPVKQVGQVITRQDRRDFSAGEVLRAMTQLGFTCRTLPKVAPVRILSSLQQASAMLGTPVSV encoded by the coding sequence ATGCGCTGCGTCATCGCCCGCTTCCCCTTCGAGCTCACCAAGACCGGCGTGCTGGAATCGATGAAGGGCATCAAGCCCGAACCGGTCGCCGGTGAATCGGTGATCATCGGCCGCCGTCATTACCCCGTCAAGCAAGTCGGTCAGGTCATCACCCGCCAGGACCGCCGTGACTTCAGCGCCGGCGAAGTCCTCCGGGCCATGACTCAGCTCGGCTTCACCTGCCGCACCCTCCCCAAGGTCGCACCCGTGCGCATCCTCAGCTCGCTCCAGCAGGCTTCCGCGATGCTCGGCACTCCTGTGTCCGTCTGA
- a CDS encoding MarR family transcriptional regulator: MNEQAGSWSFLTNHARVLIVIARDPASRVREVAAACHITERTAQSIVKDLEEAGYMRRERSGRRTRYTLCLGGTLRHPAEAHVPVRGLLELFTPQAGER, from the coding sequence GTGAATGAGCAGGCCGGGAGCTGGAGCTTCCTCACCAACCACGCCCGCGTGCTGATCGTCATTGCCCGCGACCCTGCCAGCCGCGTTCGCGAGGTCGCTGCGGCCTGCCACATCACCGAACGCACCGCTCAGAGCATCGTCAAGGACCTCGAAGAGGCCGGCTACATGCGCCGCGAGCGCAGCGGACGGCGCACGCGCTACACCCTCTGCCTGGGCGGCACCCTCCGACACCCAGCCGAGGCGCACGTGCCCGTCCGGGGGCTGCTGGAGCTCTTCACCCCTCAGGCCGGCGAACGCTGA
- a CDS encoding sensor histidine kinase: MRRLPPRTLYGQLTAGLVALLALACLAVGIITALALRGFLMGRLDEQLTTSGGRFAASLEHEAEPDADNRPDTRGTAKSTFGARLLDGTVTQAAVVDDAADRPLRLTPEDRHALAGIPADGRGHSIRLSTLGAYRVTAVHGDDQDILITGLPLHPVEETVHRLEAVESVLFGTALVITGISAAVWVRISLRPLQRVAARAAEVASLPLASGEIAMPGPLADTDSRTEVGRVGTAVNHMLGHVEDALTRRQAGEERLRQFAADASHELRTPVANIRGHAELALRHHGPVPGEVRHALERIDGESQRMTRIVDDLLLLARLDAGRSLQHSAVDLTLLILNATDDARAAGPDHRWLLELPEEPITVTGDAHRLQQVIGNVLANARTHTPPGTEVTIRLTAHQTSVIVSVSDNGPGIPQALQPDIFGRFVRADHARSRSTGSTGLGLAIVHAVITAHGGTVTVTSSPGHTTFRLTLPV; this comes from the coding sequence ATGAGACGCCTGCCGCCCCGCACCCTGTACGGCCAGCTCACCGCCGGACTTGTCGCACTCCTCGCCCTCGCCTGTCTGGCTGTCGGCATCATTACCGCCCTCGCGCTGCGCGGCTTCCTGATGGGGCGCCTGGACGAACAGCTCACCACCTCGGGCGGCCGGTTCGCCGCCAGCCTCGAACACGAAGCCGAGCCCGACGCCGACAACCGCCCCGATACCAGGGGCACGGCCAAATCGACCTTCGGTGCCCGGCTGCTCGACGGCACCGTCACCCAGGCCGCCGTCGTCGACGACGCCGCCGACCGACCTCTCCGCCTGACCCCCGAGGATCGCCACGCCCTGGCCGGGATCCCCGCCGACGGCCGCGGACACAGCATCCGCCTCTCCACCCTGGGCGCCTACCGCGTCACGGCTGTCCACGGCGACGACCAGGACATCCTGATCACCGGTCTGCCCCTGCACCCTGTGGAAGAGACGGTGCACCGCCTCGAAGCGGTCGAATCCGTTCTGTTCGGCACTGCCCTCGTGATCACCGGCATCTCCGCAGCCGTGTGGGTACGGATCTCTCTGCGCCCCCTCCAACGGGTCGCCGCCCGGGCAGCCGAGGTGGCCAGTCTGCCGCTCGCCAGCGGCGAGATCGCCATGCCCGGGCCGCTCGCGGACACAGACTCCCGCACCGAAGTCGGCCGGGTCGGCACAGCGGTCAACCACATGCTCGGCCACGTCGAGGACGCGCTCACCCGGCGTCAGGCCGGCGAGGAGAGACTCCGGCAGTTTGCAGCCGACGCCAGCCACGAACTGCGCACCCCTGTCGCCAACATCAGGGGCCACGCCGAACTCGCCCTGCGACACCACGGCCCCGTTCCCGGCGAGGTCCGACACGCTCTGGAACGCATCGACGGCGAGTCTCAACGCATGACCCGCATCGTCGACGACCTGCTCCTCCTCGCACGACTGGACGCCGGACGCAGCCTCCAACACTCGGCGGTCGATCTGACCCTGCTGATCCTGAACGCCACGGACGACGCCCGCGCCGCAGGACCCGACCACCGCTGGCTCCTCGAACTCCCCGAAGAGCCCATCACCGTCACAGGCGATGCCCACCGGCTCCAGCAGGTCATCGGCAACGTCCTGGCCAACGCCCGTACCCACACCCCGCCCGGCACCGAGGTGACCATCAGGCTCACCGCCCATCAGACGAGTGTCATCGTGAGCGTGAGCGACAACGGCCCAGGCATCCCCCAAGCGCTTCAGCCGGACATCTTCGGACGCTTCGTCCGGGCTGACCACGCCCGCTCCCGCAGCACGGGAAGCACCGGCCTCGGCCTCGCCATCGTCCACGCCGTCATAACCGCCCACGGCGGAACCGTCACCGTCACCAGCAGCCCAGGGCACACCACCTTCCGGCTGACACTCCCCGTCTGA